The Peribacillus simplex genome contains the following window.
AAGGAAGGAGAGGAACAACTAAACATATTTGTCAATCCAGGAACAGGATACATAAATGGAACATTAGGAGATAAAGTTTTATTTAATCAGATAAAAGAGTTTCACGAACAGCTGTAGTTAAAAGACTTCAATGGTGAGAAAATCATCGGTACGATTGGATTTATTTTCTTTTTTATAACTTTATCAGGACTATATTTATGGTGGCCGGGGATTAAAAAATTGGCACGTGGGTTTATAATGAGACGTAATGCCAACCCATATGTAAGGTAGTTTTATTTACATAAAGTCATTGGTGGCCTTACTCCATCCATTCTGATGTTTACTGGTGTCTATAAGTGGAGTTATAAGAACAAGAACAAGAAAAAAAGGAAACAGAAAAACGATTCAATAGCAGCAGCATAAACACTTGATTTGAAATCCATTGCATTCTACATCGGTTAAAGCAAGTGCTGTATATAGAATTGAAGATGAAAAATCTCAGAGTATTGGATTCAAAATGATTAGTCAGGAAGTCAAAAACAATTAGATAATAATAAACATATTTAATATTTACCTTTTCGAAAAGAGCTAGTAAAGTAATAAGGTATTATGACAAGAGCTGAATTTGCTCTTGATCAACTATAGTTTGCCTTACTTCAATTACAGGGTTGCTACGGCAGCCTTTTTATTATGGAACTATTTTCATTATAACTCTACAATTTATAGGGAATCGGCAGAATAATCCACTTCGTATGATTTGAAATATGCGATTTCAAATTTTTAAAAAACGATTAGTAATATCGGCTGGCCCCCCCCTTCTAATATTAATAAAATCAGAATAGCCATACAATAAACGTTGAAAACTAAAGCACTTTACTTTCAGTCTGATTTTTAACGACTTTAAATGCTTTCACTGAAAAAAATTTTAAATGATACCAAATGAATGGTATTTATGACGGCAATAATATCCACACAATTATAGTTTGGACAATAGGACTGTATGTTTCCACCATGAGGTATTTATATAAACGAATAAAATCAAAATATTTGAAAAAGGATTATAATCATGCAACATAGAGGTGGTTTCCTTTTGAAAAAAGAGGAGGATATTAATATGGAAAATGTAAAGGGAATCGATGTTTCACATTGGCAAGGTGCTATTAATTGGGATGAAGTTGCTAAGGCCGGCATGAAGTTTGTATTCATTAAAGCAACCGAGGGAACGAATTATCCTAAGGTCTCGTATTTTAAAGAAAATGCTCCTCAAGCTTTGGCAGCGGGGTTGAAAGTCGGGGCCTATCACTATGCTAAGTTTGCTACTGTTGCTGGGGCAAAGGCAGAGGCTGCTTATTTTTTAGATTCTATCAGCTCTTTTACTTTAAATTACCCTGTTGTTCTTGATCTTGAAGAAAATAAAAAAGGTGCAAATAAAAAAAAGTTAACCGATGCAGCAATAGCTTTTTTAGACTCTATCGAAGAAGCAGGATACACCGCTATGCTTTATACTGGTAAATACTTTCTCGAAAATACTTTAGATGAATCAAGATTGACGAAGTACGCTTTGTGGATTGCCCGATACAACAGCTCGTTGGGACGAAGCACAGATATTTGGCAGCATTCCGATTCTGGTAAGATAAGTGGTATCAGCACAAAGGTGGATTTGAATATAGCTTATAGGGATTTTACAAATACAGTAAACTCTTTTAGGACGCCCAACTCCCGTGCATTGAAAACTGAATCAACCACAACATATACTGTAACAAAAGGCGACACACTAAGCTTGATTGCAAAAAACAAAAAAACAACCGTAAAATCTCTTGTTAGTCTTAACAGCATTAAAAACCCGGACAAAATTTATATCGGTCAAAAGCTAAGGTTGAAATAAGAAAAGGCTCTTCTCTATATGAACTGTGCCCTTCAAAATGGACAGTCTTAAAAAAAGACCTATAAATTAAGCAGCTAATAGTTGACTCCCGTATTGTGCGGGAGTCATTCTATTTAGGCTCCATTGGTAACGATTTGTATTGTAATCTTCCATATATTCTTCAATTAATTGGTGTAACTCATCAAAAGTTTGACACTCCAAATAATCCACTTCATCTTTAAAATGGCCAAAGAATGATTCCATAGGGGCATTGTCCCAACAGTTTCCCTTTCGGGACATGGATTGTTTCAGCCCTAGTTCTTTCACTCGGCGCTGGAACTCAGGGTGTGTATAATGAACGCCTTGGTCTGAATGAATGATCGCTTCAGGATGAATCAGATCATTTAGGGAATCAGAGAGCTTCTCCAATGTGTGATAGACAATCCCCATCTTGAGACTTCTAGATAAGTGAAAAGCGATGATTTCTCGTGTAACAGCATCTTTGACACAAGAAAGATAAGCTGGTTGTCCAGAACCATAATAAACGTAAGTAATATCTGTAAGGAGAATTTTCCTCGGTTCTCCTTGGTTAAAATTCCTGTTTAAGTGGTTTGGAACGGCCTTATGCTCATGAGTGGCTTTCGCTAATTTCTTATAAGGTTTCGCTTGACGAATTATGGCTTTAAGATTGAATTTATGCATAAGCCTTCGAATCTTTTTATGGTTCATCGTGACAAAATACTTATTCTCTAAAATCATTTTGATGGTGAGGGCACCTGCTTTTTTCTTCTTGGCCTCAAATACTTCCTTAATAAGTTCATAATCCTGCGAATCTTTCTTCTCGTGAGTCAATCGAATCCTTTCAGCATGTATCCAAGCATAATATCCACTACGACTGACTTCGGCCATTTCACAAAAATAACGGACCATATTGGTAAGATTATATTGGCGAATGATTTGTTCAATTAACGTGAATTTTTCACTCGTTGTCATTTTCTCTTCTTCGAAGCCTGCCTTTCGAGTTCGTCTAACTTTTTTAGAAATTCAAGTTCAGCCTCTAAATATTTAATACGAGCTTCAGCCTTTTTTAACTGATCTTCCTGCGAATACTCCTTGGATTTTGGTCTTCCTGGACTTCCTTTCCCACGTCGCTCTGTATAGAAGCCATCCTCGCCATATTGTTCAAACGTTTTTCTCCAACGTTTTAAGCAGCCTTTTGGTTTATCCGATCCAATCATCTCTAACTCAAAGCCATGTTCAATAAAGATTTGGGTAGGTGATTTACCAGCTTGATTCTCTTTAATAGCCTTTACCTTAAAGTCTGGATGATAAGCAATCGAACGATCTGAAACCTGTTTCACATGTGGATTATTCTCTAATTCCTTTATTTGAAATTCATTAAAATAAATCTTACTCATTTTGATTTCCTCCGCCCTATATCTGAAATGATTATAAACGGGGTTCTAGAAAAAGGACATAGAAAACCCCGAATAAGGGACTTTTTTTACTGTGTCCATAATTCGGGGTATAGTTCAATAAGAGAGGAGCTTATTTTTATTGAAATTCATTATATTTCTTTAAGTTCATCAATGCCCACTTCTGATTTTTCCTCTAATGGTCCTCTGAGATGTACTGTAGCAGTTCTGCCGTCTTCATTTAAATTATCAATCCATACTGAAGTGCCATTATATCTCACCTCAATGTCAGATGATGAAGAAAGAATCTGTTTTACACGTTTAACATCCACATAAATCCCTCCCTGCTTATTAGTCTACTTATTATTTGGGGAAAGACTGAATTTTATTCGTTTTTTAAAGGTACTAAAAAATAAGCCTTAATTTCATGGGATTAATATATAACAAAAAGCCGCAATAATGTTGCACCTTTCCCTGTTATATGAGGGCGAGAGCTCAATTAATCTTATTGATAAGATGGAAATCCTAAAACTTAAAAAATATTAGGTTGTCTGCTGAAATGGATAGGATTGTAAAAAGTGTTGAGTTGATAAAATACGAAATTTTAAGGATACTGTATGTTTAAATCCGGACTGGCGGTATATTATCCGACATGGGATTGTCCCCCACTTAAAGATTTTAAAATTGGAAGATTATTATTCTACATTATTTCACGAAATGATTCACGTATATAAAAACATTTAGAAAAAAATATAATACTCTCTTTAAAAACATATAAACACGTTGAGGTATATGGTTTTTTATGCTTAAACATCTAAGTTGAAATTACTGAAATATTTACTTTTTTGATATTCATTATTTGTTCTGTGGATTCAAAAAGTGGAGGAAGTGTACGAAAATTGAATATTTTTATCTTGAATTATTATATTTATGTAACTATAATTACATTAAAAGTACGCGAATTGAATAAATGCACGCGAATTGAATACTTTCTTTTGAAAAACTTATTGTAAAAAATAGATAGGGGAGCCATTATCATTGAAAAAATTAATGTTGTTTACGACTGGCGGAACAGTAGCCTCAATTGAAGGAGAAAACGGACTTGCACCTGAACTGCATGCCGATGATCTATTAAGTTACATACCTGAATTAAATGTACGTTGCCATATTGATACGAAGGAGTTAATGAACATTGATAGCACCAACATGCAACCAGAATTTTGGATAGATATGGCGAATGTTATTTACGAACATTACGATCAGTATGATGGATTTATTATTACGCATGGCACCGATACAATGGGTTACACATCAGCTGCACTTTCTTATATGTTACAGGATGCATCAAAACCGATTGTTATTACAGGTTCGCAAATTCCTATTTCGTATAGTAAAACAGATGCAAAACGAAACATTTCAGATGCCATCCGTTTAGCTTGTGAAGAAATAGGTGGGGTATATATTGTATTTGACGGCAAAGTCATTCAAGGGACAAGAGGGATTAAACTTAGGACGAAAAGCTATGATGCCTTTGAAAGTATTAATTATCCGTATGTTGCATCGATACATGATGACATAATTGAATATAATAAATCCATTCATATCCAAAAAAATAAACACATTCAATTAGATACATCACTTTGTACAGATGTGGCGGTTGTTAAATTACATCCTGGGATAAAACCAGAATTTTTTGACTGCCTAAAAGGTTTGTATAAAGGAGTGGTTGTGGAGAGCTATGGAAGTGGTGGTATTCCTTTTCAAGTGCGCAACATTTTAGCGAAATTGATTGAATTAACCGAGCACGGTGTATCTGTTGTCATTACGACTCAATGTCTAGAAGAAGGAGAAGACATGGATATATATGAAGTTGGTCGGAAAATTGACCATAATCGTGTAGTGCGCTCTAAAAATATGAACACAGAAGCAATTGTGCCGAAATTGATGTGGGTGCTAGGAAAAACAACAGATCCCAAAAAGGTAAAAGAAATGATGGAAACAACGATTGCAGCAGATATTACGTTATCTTTTTGAGATACTGCCATTAAGTCATTAAATCCAATTTTCAGGAACTATAAACCCCTGTCTTTGGACAGACATCATCAGTTGATGAAGTTGATCCTTTTTAAAATTGAAAAAAACAAGTATCTTCTAAGCTAACTAAATTTTAATAAGAGGTGTTTAAATGCAACAGTTATTACATCATGTGATTGGCGTAACAAATGATTTCCTTTGGTCAAAATTATTAATTATTATGCTTGTTTCTTGTGGGATTTATTTCACAATTAAATTGAAATTTGTACAGGTTAGAATGTTAAAGGAAATGGTCCGTGTTTTATTGGAAGGAAGAAAGGGTTCTGAAGACAGCGTTTCCCCCTTTCAAGCGTTCTGTATTGGTATGGCCGCCCGCGTTGGGACAGGTAATATTACAGGAATTGCGATTGCGATTGCATTAGGCGGTCCTGGAGCGATATTCTGGATGTGGATTATTGCAATTATTAGCTCGGCAACCAGCTTTATAGAAAGTACGTTAGCGCAAGTATATAAAGTAAAGGATAAAACTGGTTTCCGAGGCGGTCCATCCTATTATATGGAAAAAGGATTAAACAAACGTTGGATGGGAGTATTATTCTCCATTTTAATTACGCTTTCTTTCGGTCTTGTATTCAATTCTGTACAATCAAATACCGTTACAATTGCTTTTAAGAACTCATTTGGTGCAGATCGTTTAACTGTAGGGATTATCATGACACTTGCGTTCGCTGCGATTATCTTTGGCGGTGTGAAGCGTATTGGAAAAATTGCTGAATACAAGGTGATGATTCTAGGTGTGTTATACCTTGGAATGGCATTATTTGTCATAGTGATGAACATAACCAAAATGCCGGAAATTCTTTCTCTTATTATTCATAACGCGTTTGGCTTTGAACAACTGGCAGGCGGTTCAATCGGCGCTGCGTTCATGAATGGCGTTAAACGTGGTTTATTCTCGAATGAAGCTGGTATGGGAAGTGCGCCAAACGTTGCCGCAACGGCAAAAACAAGTCATCCGGTGAAACAAGGACTTATTCAGGCATTTGGCGTATTAACGGATACACTGATCATCTGTACAAGCACAGCATTTATTATTTTACTTTCGGATGCTTATAAACAACCAGGGCTAACTGGTATTGCACTTACACAAACTTCATTAACTGAACACATCGGTTCCTGGGCATCAGGTTGTCTTGCGATCTTTGTTTTCCTATTTGCATTCGGTTCGTTAATTGGTAACTATTATTATGGGGAAACAAATATTCGATTTTTACACAACGGTAAAGTATGGTTGATTCTATATCGAATAGGCGCGTTCGCCATGATTGTATTCGGAGCGGTAGCAAAAGTCGAGCTTGTATGGGATTTAGCAGATTTATTTATGGGCTTGATGGTTATCGTAAACTTAATTGCCGTTCTCTTATTATCAAAAGTAGCTTTTGCAGCATTAAGTGATTATATGAAACAGAAAAAAGCTGGTCAAGATCCTGTTTTTTATAAAGACAGCATTAAAGGTCTTGAAAATGTTGAATGTTGGGAACACTCTCAAGATGCTTCCACTTTAAAAAAGAAAAACGCCATGTAATAAAAAAGATGTGCAGACATATGAACAAATCCACCGCATATGTTTCCGTCTGACTTATTGTTTTAAAAGTAGTGTAAGTGCTTCAACTGCATTGCTTGCTCATTATTCAACATTTCGATGAAATCGTATAAAGCCGTTTTCGTACTTCATCGAATAAAACAATCTACCACCAGGGCTTCACTTACTGAGCCCATTGTTGAGCTATGGTTATTATGGAGTTGGAATCATCGTTTGCGATTATGTGAGACCCGAATTATATATTATCTAAGTAAGTATACCTTACTTATCAAAGGAGTTAATTCATTATGCAAGTGCTACAAAAAACGCAAAAAATAGTCCGCTATCAGAATCAACAGGGCAAAATACATTACGGTATTGTTGAGGATGAGATGATATTACAACTGTCTAGCAGTTTTGCTGAACTTGTCAACAAGGAAATAAAGTATGACGGGGTAGAGCTGAAATATAGTGACGTAAAAATTTTGGAACCTGTAAAACCTTCGAAAGTGGTTAATTTCGGCTGGACATATGCAGGTCATGCAAAGGAAACAGGGGGAGAGGCAAACCTTGTAGAACCATTTCTATTTTTAAAGCCATTATCTTCGCTTATTGCAGACAAGGAGAAAATCATCCTTCCCCCAAACGATCTATCCAACCAAGTGGAACTTGAAGGGGAGGTGGCCCTTGTCATTGGAAAGCGCGGAAAAAACATTAAAGAAGAAGATGCGCTTGATTATGTGTTCGGTTGCACGATATTTAATGACGTCACAGCAAGAGACCTTACCAAAAAAGATCCACAGTTTACGCGGGGCAAAGGATTTGATACGTTCGGACCTTTGGGGCCGTGCATCGTTACCGGGATAGATCCTACAAATTTGAGGATTGTGACCACATTAAACGGCCGCGTTGTCCAAGACGGGAATACCAATCAAATGTCTCTAAGCATTCCGTTTCTAATCAGCTGGCTTTCGCAGGTGATGACACTGGAGCCAGGTGACATTTTGGCCACGGGTTCACCATCTGGCAGCTGCTCGATTAATTCGGGGGATGTGGTCGTTGTGGAAGTCGAGAACATCGGTCAGTTATGTAATCATGTCGAGTAGAATGTACAAGCATTCTTAAAGACCAAAAATGAAAATATTCCAATATGGATGAGCCGACTTTTTAAAATGTTCCAGGGGACATCTCCTACTATCTTTCGTAGTAATTATGATGCTACTCTCATGGGCAAAGAGATGGTTTTTTTGAAGGGAATAAGGTCGGGATGCTATTTTTGGCATATTAAGGTGAAAAGGCTTCATAAGGCAGGTATTGTAGAGGGAATACGAATATAAAATCAACCCTGGTTTTTCTGCTCATCGTAAGATAATATTGGCTGTTCCGTTTTTTACTAGAGAATTGGTATCCGACTTTTAAACCTATCACAAGAATTATCAATGAGAACAAAAAGGCTATATTAAAAGGGATCAAGATTCATGGAGTAGTAAAAGTTAATTTGGTCTTTACCGAAGGCCGGTTTAATTACATTGTAAAAATATAAAGCTGAAGATATGCAGCAAATACATGCTAGGCTTTCTGAATCAAAAGGATTATTCTAAAAAAGAGGGAGAACAAGTCTTCCTGATGACTTGTTCTCCCCTTTGATCATACGTTTGAATTGCAAGGTATGAGAGTATCTTTTATTAAATCTCGGCCTTTTTTCATATCTTCAATCTTTAACCATTTTCGAATCAATTTTTTAAAGGGGGACCACTCAAATGGGGTCCAAAATTCAGCAAAAACTTCTCTAAATATGACGACTTTCTTCTATTATATATACTCACCAAAAACATCTTATTACCACAAATGAATCGCATGGCGTTCTTTTTCAAAAACCCTCTCCAAATAAATTTCTGTAGTGGATAGCTGCTTATGGCCGAGGCTCTTCATAATCTGATGGACATCAACTTCATTTAAGTGAGAAATGATGGCAAAAGCTTACCTAAATGTATGAGGACGAATGGAAGAAGAACGAAACTTTAAAAAGGCAATCCACTCTCTTTAATGGCTTTTGTTTAGTATTGAGACAAATAAGCGGGAGAGTATGCGCGGACGGTATGGGTCTTTAAGAGCGGGTCGACTCCTTGTGCTGCATCAATATCCTCGATTCCTCTAGCTGAACGGAACATTCGAATACTATTCATTCCTTTTTCTTTCAATGGTATTTGCCTTCTTTTATTTCCTTTACCTAGGAACTCTAAAAAATACATGCTGGTAATGGAATCGTAATGCAGATCCTTGATTCGGAGTCTTGTAAACTCTTCATTAGACATGCCGTATCGTTAGTGAGGAATAATCGAAAAAACGATGGGGTGGTTGATTTTCCTGAAATAATCAGGTAGCTGAATGACTTCCTTTGGTCCCAAATCACAGTTGGGCCGATCATCTTTTCGAATGCTTTCTTAAATAAAACTTCATGAATTGGTTCAGTGATATAGCCTGCTTCGAACAGGAATTTCAAGAAACTCTTAGATGGTTGTCTTTCTGGATAATGTTGCAACAGAATAAGCTCCTTTTGTTACGACATAGGGGCTTATCTGATAACCTTCCTGATACATTCGAATGTGCCGGGGGATTTAAGGAGGGAGCCCACCAAAACTTTTTCCACATCTACATGGATTTCTGCCTAATAAGTGAGTAATTGATCAATAAATTAAATAAGTTCTCGCTCATAGGCTTGTATGGTGCTGGCGGACTTTTCATGTAGCTGTTTTAAATGCTCTCGCCGGTGAAGAAACCACTGGAGCATTTCTGCATCGCTAAAATCTGAAAAAGGATCATGTCCATTCTTTTCGATAGCATCTAATTGTTCTTGTAACGTGTGAATATAAATGTCTGCAAGGCTTTTTTTCCATGCACTGCCACTGAAGCTCTTTCGCTTTTTCTATCAGTTCATGCATACCTGTATCCCTCCCTTTTTATAAACCATCTATCAATAAAGTATTTATTAAATCCTTTTACTTCTTAATACAGTATTACGAATATATCTGGTACATCAGCAGAAGCTAGGTCCATTACAAGGACATTTTATGGGATTATCATTTAATGGAAATGCGGGGGATTAATTCCTGATTCGGCAATTAAACAAAGTTGATGCTTGCCGAACAAAACCCCAATTTTCCTCAATGGGAACTAAGTTTAAGCATAAAGGAATATATTATAGAGCCAAACTTCAAGAAGGGAGTTGCTTCGGCAGCTCTTTTTCTTATGGAGTATATGGGACGGAAGGGTTGAATAAGGAAGTGGATACAATGGGACAATAATGGAGGAGAAAGTGTTGGAGGGTTTATAATTCCGGTTAGATGTATAAAGACGATATTGAAGTCATTTACACATACTTATACATGGTTATAGGGAGGTATTATGGAACTATCTTTATTATTGGAGTATGGCTGGGTTTTAATTATTTTAATTTTTTTAGAAGGTTTATTATCTGCTGATAATGCATTGGTTTTAGCCATTATGTCTAAGCATTTACCAAAAGAACAGCAAAAAAAAGCAATAAATATTGGATTACTTTTAGCTTTTATATTCAGGATTGGTGCAATTTTCACCATTTCCTACCTTTTCCACGTTTGGCAGGTCCAGGCGATTGGTGCTGCGTATTTGATTTTCATCTCTTTAAAACATTTACTAAAAAAGGACCACGGGGAAAAAGAAAAAAAAGTCAAAAGCTACCGTATGACCGTTGCACAAATTGCATTAGCTGATATTGCCTTTGCCATTGATTCCATTTTAGCTGCAGTCGCTCTAGTCATTGCCTTGCCAGATACCCCCATGGGCGATATTGGAGGTATGGATGGGGCTAAATTCATTGTTATATTAATAGGAGCAATTGCAGGCTTAATCGTCATTCGGTTTGCTGCAGGTTACTTCGTTAAGATATTGACAGATCGACCTAGCCTCGAAACAGCAGCAATGTTAATCGTAGGTTGGGTAGGGGTTAAGTTATTAATGCATACTCTTGCTCATCCTTCCGTGCACATTATTCCTCATGATTTTGTTGAAGGGCCCATTTGGAATATAATCTTTTGGACAGTCATGCTTCTTATTGCTTTGGGTGGATGGTTTTTATCTGGAAAGACAGAAAAAAACGATGAAGCAAAGTGAGTAACGTTGTCTGAATATATATTCATTTAATTCCCTTATTTTCAAAAAAAGGAGTTTCTTAAGGTTAAATTTTGTTAACTGTTATAAGGATTAAAGACCGACTTCAAAATTTCGGTCTGTTTTTTCTTTGTTAAAAAGACTGTAAAACTAAATGACTTGTAACAAAAAATGCCTCTGAACTACTTGATATCGCAAAGCCAATGATAAATGCAGTTGATTCAGCTGAGATAATTAACGGGAGGTGACGAATAATATGCTCGCTTAATCGCAATAGTTTGGCTATTTTTTACTATTATATCACTCCGCCAGCAAATGGATTCAAGCTCCGTCAATTGTAGGTCGATATCAAAATCTTCCTAAAATAAAGGTTCTTTTATATTGAGGGATGACTGAGATTTCCTTTTCTTTTCTGCCACATTTGTCTGTTTATAAAATCATTAAAAGAAAATTTCTTCGGCTTTTTTTACACTGGCAAACCATTCGGCATGTATGTTGTTATGGTGATTGATTATTTGAGAAGCGTTTAAAATGTTAGAATCACATGTACTATGACCATCCTCTGCGAGAATAACTTCATAACCTTGGCTAAATGCTCGACGACAAGTAGCATCTACACATATTTCCGATTGAATTCCCGTAATGATAATTCGACTTATTTTTCTGGTTACTAATTGTTGCTGTAAATCCGTTTGTTGAAATGAATCAGGATAATCCTTTTCAATTATAACGTCTTCTTTTAAAAGAGGGATCGACGGATGAATTTCCCATCCAGGATTTCCTTTGTAATTAAGGGTTCCTGCTTTACCATTGTGTTTCGTGAAAAAAATAGGGGCCTGCTCAATTCGGGCCTTTGAAATGAGGAATTGAATATTTTTTAATAATTCATCATCTTTATATATGAGTTTATCCAAAAATGATCCTATTTGAAGGTCAATTATAAGTAATGCAGTATTTTTCCCGTTCAAACTCATCCCCCGTTCATTCTTGATTTCCACTTAAGTAAGGTTTTCTAGAATTGCCATCTGGTGGTTTTATGATATTTTATGTAAGGAACATCTTCAATTTAGTATTCCCTTTAAAAAGTATTTTTTGCGAAAAAGATATGAATGGATTGTTCAAGCTTCTAATGATTAGGGTCCTAGCACCATTTCACGTAAAACATACTCCAATTGACGGGTGCTTTACCGCAGATTTCTTAACTTGTACATATTCGGCATTTAACACTACCCAAATAGGGGGAGTTTTCACTTGAATTTGAATGTATGATTATGTAAAATTTCATACATTAATAACAGAATCTTGAGGCTGGAGCATGCTCAATTTGTATTAAATACGTTTGAAAACGATAAAGTGGAGGAACTTTCAAATAAAAAGTTTCCTCCAGTTTCTCGGAAAGCTAGTAAGAAAATGGCATGTTCCCCTTGCGTTAGCATCTACTGGAGTCGTTTTTCCTCATGGATATTTGGCGATCATTAGAGGATTTAAATGGGACTTTACGCATATCACGGGAATTCTCGCTATTTTTCTTTGATTTTCCTCCTATTTATGGGGCTTAGACGATTCAAAAAAAAAGATAAAAAATGGCACTTTAAACTGGCTATTGGGTTTCTTATTTTATTTATGATTCATGCGTCTTTTTAATTGGATGATAAGCATTACTAAAAGGAGCAGCGTCAGAAAAATGCGGATTTACAACGTTAAGAAAATTCAAATATGGCAACGGGTCTATTGATGTTTCACCTGTTCGCAGAGTTTGCGG
Protein-coding sequences here:
- a CDS encoding alanine/glycine:cation symporter family protein: MQQLLHHVIGVTNDFLWSKLLIIMLVSCGIYFTIKLKFVQVRMLKEMVRVLLEGRKGSEDSVSPFQAFCIGMAARVGTGNITGIAIAIALGGPGAIFWMWIIAIISSATSFIESTLAQVYKVKDKTGFRGGPSYYMEKGLNKRWMGVLFSILITLSFGLVFNSVQSNTVTIAFKNSFGADRLTVGIIMTLAFAAIIFGGVKRIGKIAEYKVMILGVLYLGMALFVIVMNITKMPEILSLIIHNAFGFEQLAGGSIGAAFMNGVKRGLFSNEAGMGSAPNVAATAKTSHPVKQGLIQAFGVLTDTLIICTSTAFIILLSDAYKQPGLTGIALTQTSLTEHIGSWASGCLAIFVFLFAFGSLIGNYYYGETNIRFLHNGKVWLILYRIGAFAMIVFGAVAKVELVWDLADLFMGLMVIVNLIAVLLLSKVAFAALSDYMKQKKAGQDPVFYKDSIKGLENVECWEHSQDASTLKKKNAM
- a CDS encoding isochorismatase family protein; protein product: MNGKNTALLIIDLQIGSFLDKLIYKDDELLKNIQFLISKARIEQAPIFFTKHNGKAGTLNYKGNPGWEIHPSIPLLKEDVIIEKDYPDSFQQTDLQQQLVTRKISRIIITGIQSEICVDATCRRAFSQGYEVILAEDGHSTCDSNILNASQIINHHNNIHAEWFASVKKAEEIFF
- a CDS encoding IS3 family transposase (programmed frameshift); protein product: MSKIYFNEFQIKELENNPHVKQVSDRSIAYHPDFKVKAIKENQAGKSPTQIFIEHGFELEMIGSDKPKGCLKRWRKTFEQYGEDGFYTERRGKGSPGRPKSKEYSQEDQLKKAEARIKYLEAELEFLKKFRRTRKAGFEEEKMTTSEKFTLIEQIIRQYNLTNMVRYFCEMAEVSRSGYYAWIHAERIRLTHEKKDSQDYELIKEVFEAKKKKAGALTIKMILENKYFVTMNHKKIRRLMHKFNLKAIIRQAKPYKKLAKATHEHKAVPNHLNRNFNQGEPRKILLTDITYVYYGSGQPAYLSCVKDAVTREIIAFHLSRSLKMGIVYHTLEKLSDSLNDLIHPEAIIHSDQGVHYTHPEFQRRVKELGLKQSMSRKGNCWDNAPMESFFGHFKDEVDYLECQTFDELHQLIEEYMEDYNTNRYQWSLNRMTPAQYGSQLLAA
- a CDS encoding TerC family protein is translated as MELSLLLEYGWVLIILIFLEGLLSADNALVLAIMSKHLPKEQQKKAINIGLLLAFIFRIGAIFTISYLFHVWQVQAIGAAYLIFISLKHLLKKDHGEKEKKVKSYRMTVAQIALADIAFAIDSILAAVALVIALPDTPMGDIGGMDGAKFIVILIGAIAGLIVIRFAAGYFVKILTDRPSLETAAMLIVGWVGVKLLMHTLAHPSVHIIPHDFVEGPIWNIIFWTVMLLIALGGWFLSGKTEKNDEAK
- a CDS encoding fumarylacetoacetate hydrolase family protein; translation: MQVLQKTQKIVRYQNQQGKIHYGIVEDEMILQLSSSFAELVNKEIKYDGVELKYSDVKILEPVKPSKVVNFGWTYAGHAKETGGEANLVEPFLFLKPLSSLIADKEKIILPPNDLSNQVELEGEVALVIGKRGKNIKEEDALDYVFGCTIFNDVTARDLTKKDPQFTRGKGFDTFGPLGPCIVTGIDPTNLRIVTTLNGRVVQDGNTNQMSLSIPFLISWLSQVMTLEPGDILATGSPSGSCSINSGDVVVVEVENIGQLCNHVE
- a CDS encoding H-type small acid-soluble spore protein, producing the protein MDVKRVKQILSSSSDIEVRYNGTSVWIDNLNEDGRTATVHLRGPLEEKSEVGIDELKEI
- a CDS encoding GH25 family lysozyme → MENVKGIDVSHWQGAINWDEVAKAGMKFVFIKATEGTNYPKVSYFKENAPQALAAGLKVGAYHYAKFATVAGAKAEAAYFLDSISSFTLNYPVVLDLEENKKGANKKKLTDAAIAFLDSIEEAGYTAMLYTGKYFLENTLDESRLTKYALWIARYNSSLGRSTDIWQHSDSGKISGISTKVDLNIAYRDFTNTVNSFRTPNSRALKTESTTTYTVTKGDTLSLIAKNKKTTVKSLVSLNSIKNPDKIYIGQKLRLK
- a CDS encoding asparaginase, with the protein product MKKLMLFTTGGTVASIEGENGLAPELHADDLLSYIPELNVRCHIDTKELMNIDSTNMQPEFWIDMANVIYEHYDQYDGFIITHGTDTMGYTSAALSYMLQDASKPIVITGSQIPISYSKTDAKRNISDAIRLACEEIGGVYIVFDGKVIQGTRGIKLRTKSYDAFESINYPYVASIHDDIIEYNKSIHIQKNKHIQLDTSLCTDVAVVKLHPGIKPEFFDCLKGLYKGVVVESYGSGGIPFQVRNILAKLIELTEHGVSVVITTQCLEEGEDMDIYEVGRKIDHNRVVRSKNMNTEAIVPKLMWVLGKTTDPKKVKEMMETTIAADITLSF